The window CAGACACTGGATATCGTCGACCGTGCGTACATTATGTTTGACGGCCAGGTAAAGGTTTCGGGCACCGTCCGAGAGCTGGTGTTCGACGACACGGTCGCGGACATCTACCTCGGTCCGACGCTCACCGCGCGACTGCGCGATCGTTTTTCCAATATGCCGTCAGCAGGAGCCGCGCATTGAAGCCCGGAATGAGTCAGTCCACACAGCTCAGGCAGGAGCTGAAGATCAACCCGCGGCTGTACCAGGCGATGGACCTGCTCTATATGCCGCTGCTCGACCTGCAGCAACACCTCAAACAGGAACTCCTCAACAACCCGTTCCTCGATCTTGTCGACCAGGAAGATGAAGAAGAGGACGATCAAGCCGAGCCGGAAGCACCCGCCGAAAACCCGGAGGAGAAAGAACGGGGCGACGAGATCGACTGGGAAGAAATTCTTCTCGACGGATTCGATACTGCCGGGGGGCGACGTGAAGAATACGAAGAGCGCGAATATTACGAGCCGGTCACGGTAGCGACTCGCGATCTGAGTGACCACCTGCGCGAGCAGGTGAGCCTGCTCGCATTGAATCCCCGCGAGCTTCTGCTCGCCGACGAGTTGCTGGGCAACATCAATGACGACGGCTATCTCGCCTCCACGATTGAAGATATCGTCAGAGTGCTCAACGAGCTGATCACTCACGCGGCAGAGGAAAACGATCGTGAGATGGCGGACATCCCGCTCTACACGACGGCCGACGGCGAAGCGATGCTGAAGACGGTGCAGGAACTTGATCCCGCCGGCGTTGGGGCGCGGGACCTTCGCGAATGCCTGTTGCTTCAGCTCGAGGAAGCCGGCCTCAACCAGTCAGTACCATATCGGCTGGTCCACGATTGCTTCGATGAGCTCATCGCTCATCGCTGGAGCGAGATTTCGAAGCGGTTTGGAATCACCGCCACCGACGTGCAGAAAGCTGCTGACGAGATAGCCAAGCTCGATCCGAAACCCGGACTGCGTTTCAGGTCGGGCGACGAAAATTATATAATTCCCGATCTCATCGTCGATAAGATCGACGGCCACTATCACATCTTTCTGAATGACGCCAATCTACCCCGTCTCAAACTGAGTCGCGCCTACCAGGAGATCGCGCGCGACAAGAAGAAGTTCGAAGGCGAGAACAAGGAATTCATCTCGAACAAGCTCAACTCTGCGAACTGGATGATCCAGGCCATCGAGCAGCGACGGCAGACCATGCTCAAGGTCATGAACTATATCGTCGACCGTCAGCGGGAGTTCTTCGAGAAGGGTGTACAGTTTCTCAAGCCTTTGACTCTTCGCGAGGTCGCTGAAGTGATCAACATGCACGAGTCAACGGTGAGCCGCGTGACGAACGAGAAGTTCGTTCAGACACCCCGGGGTGTGCTGGCATTGAAATTCTTTTTTTCCTCAGGGCTCGCAACAACGGACGGTGATGACGTATCCGCACGAGGCATCAAGGCTCAACTCGAAAAACTCGTGCAGGATGAGGATCCCAAGCATCCGCTCACAGACCAGGCGATCGTCAACATTCTCCGGGAGGACGGCGTGCAGATCGCGAGACGCACTGTCGCCAAATACCGCGATCAACTTGGAGTGCTCTCAGCCCGCATGCGCAAACGGATATGACCGCGTTGCAGGTCGATCCTGCCCCGTTTACAGGAGGTACGCCGCTCACGCCTCGCACCGGTGTGCCGGTCGTCAGCGTACTCGTCCCGGCAAAGGATGAAGCCGATAATCTGTCGCTATTCATGGAACAGGCGGCGGCGACCTTGGCCAGCGAACCAGGGAAGTACGAGGTGATTGTGGTTGACGACGGTTCCATCGACGGTACCTGGGAGGTACTTCAGTCTCTCGCCGCCCGGTATGCGTTCCTTCATCCGGCCCGTCACCGCGTGAGGCGCGGAATCGCCGAGTCTCTTCGGACGGGTTACCTGAATGCTCGCGGGTCGATTCTCGTCTTCTATCCGGCCGATCTCCAGTATCTGCCTGAAGACATTCCCAGGCTCGTTGCTCCCATCATTGCCGGTGCTTCGGACATGGTGACCGGGTACAAGCAAGGTGAGTACGAGAAAGCGTTCGTTTCAGGAGTGTACAACAAACTCAGCCGGTCTCTGTTCAATGTCCCGGTTCGCGACCTCAATTCGGTAAAGGCGTATCGGAGGGAAGTGATGGACTCTCTGCCCGCACGCCCGGATTGGCACCGCTACATGGTAGTCATGGCCGTCGCACAGGGCTTTTCTGTGACCGAAGTTCCGGTGCCGCTGTACCCCCGGCACGCGGGCAAATCCAAGTTCGGGCTCTGTAGAATTCCGGTTGGCGTGATCGACATGCTGGCGGTGTGGTTCGAGCTGAGATTTGCCAAAAAGCCGTTGCTGCTTTTCGGGATGCTTGGCGCCGGACTTTTCCTGATTGGCGTTCTCGCGGGTATTTCAGCGCTGCTATGGCTGATTTTCGCGGATGAAGGGGTGCGGGCCGTGTGGACGTTGATTCAGAGTTGTCTCATCCTTGGAAGCGTTTTCTTCGCCACTGGCTTCATCGGAGAACTTGTTGCCGCACAACGCGCAGAGACTCGCGAGCTTCGCGCGCGAATCGAGGAGCTGGCGCAGGGAAGGGACGGAAACCTGACCCGATAGCTGGTGAGAGTTCTCTTTCTCACCCATTCGTTCCCGCGCTTTGCCGGCGACGCGGCCGGTTCGTTTCTTCATCGGCTTGCCTCGGCCCTCCGCGACGAGAATGTCGACGTTCACGTCATCGCACCGGCGGCTCCGGGACTGAAGGAGTCAGAATCCGTTGACGGCATTCCTGTAGAGCGGTTCCGTTACGCCCCTCACTCGCTCGAAACGCTCGCGTACAC of the Gemmatimonadaceae bacterium genome contains:
- a CDS encoding glycosyltransferase family 2 protein, giving the protein MTALQVDPAPFTGGTPLTPRTGVPVVSVLVPAKDEADNLSLFMEQAAATLASEPGKYEVIVVDDGSIDGTWEVLQSLAARYAFLHPARHRVRRGIAESLRTGYLNARGSILVFYPADLQYLPEDIPRLVAPIIAGASDMVTGYKQGEYEKAFVSGVYNKLSRSLFNVPVRDLNSVKAYRREVMDSLPARPDWHRYMVVMAVAQGFSVTEVPVPLYPRHAGKSKFGLCRIPVGVIDMLAVWFELRFAKKPLLLFGMLGAGLFLIGVLAGISALLWLIFADEGVRAVWTLIQSCLILGSVFFATGFIGELVAAQRAETRELRARIEELAQGRDGNLTR
- the rpoN gene encoding RNA polymerase factor sigma-54, coding for MSQSTQLRQELKINPRLYQAMDLLYMPLLDLQQHLKQELLNNPFLDLVDQEDEEEDDQAEPEAPAENPEEKERGDEIDWEEILLDGFDTAGGRREEYEEREYYEPVTVATRDLSDHLREQVSLLALNPRELLLADELLGNINDDGYLASTIEDIVRVLNELITHAAEENDREMADIPLYTTADGEAMLKTVQELDPAGVGARDLRECLLLQLEEAGLNQSVPYRLVHDCFDELIAHRWSEISKRFGITATDVQKAADEIAKLDPKPGLRFRSGDENYIIPDLIVDKIDGHYHIFLNDANLPRLKLSRAYQEIARDKKKFEGENKEFISNKLNSANWMIQAIEQRRQTMLKVMNYIVDRQREFFEKGVQFLKPLTLREVAEVINMHESTVSRVTNEKFVQTPRGVLALKFFFSSGLATTDGDDVSARGIKAQLEKLVQDEDPKHPLTDQAIVNILREDGVQIARRTVAKYRDQLGVLSARMRKRI